ACTCATGAGCTCCTGCTCCAATGCCCATCACCATATAGCCAAGCTGTGAGATGGTAGAATAAGCCAATACTTTCTTGATATCATGCTGGGTGAGTGCGGAAACTGCCGCCATAAATGCCGTCACTGCACCAATGACAGCCGTAGCATTCAGCACCATTGGAGACAAAAACGGCACCACACGAATCAGCAGATAAACACCAGCCGCCACCATAGTGGCAGCATGGATCAGCGCCGACACTGGCGTTGGGCCGGCCATCGCTTTTGGCAACCACCCCGAAAATGGAAACTGCGCAGATTTACCCAGCGCACCAATCATCAGACCAAAGCCTGCCAGATTTACCAGCAACGAGGAATTTCCTCCGGTCAGAGAAGACAAAAATGGCTGATTGAGTTCCGTAATCATTAAAATCACACCGATCAGCAGGCCTGCATCGGCCACCCGGTTGATCATAAAAGCTTTCCTGGCTGCAACGGCTTTCTCTTTATCCTCAAACCAGAACCCAATCAGCAGGTAAGAGGAAAAACCAACCAGTTCCCAAAAGATGAAAATGACAAGAAAATGATCTGCTGCCAGCAGCCCAATCATCGAAGAAGTGAAAAAGCCGAGTTTGCCAAAATACCGATGAATGGCCCGGTCATGACTGAGATAATGCGCAGAGAAAAGATGCACCAGCAGGGACACCAGGTAGACCAACCCAATCAGCACCGCACTGATCCTGTCTATGGCCCACCCAAGTTCATATCCGGGAAGCCACTCCCACCGAACCATAACGCTGGCTTCATAACTCTGATAAATTAAAAAACCAGCCATTACCGCTCCAGGCAGCATGCCTATCAGAGAAAGTCTGCCAGCATTCTTTGAGCCTGAAAGGTAAGTAATGATTCCACCCAAGAGGGGAAAAATAAGAACAAGCGCTATGTAGATGGCTGAGGTTGTCATTAGTTCTCCAGCGTATTTAGATCATCCAGATCAGACGAATCATAGGTTTTGTAGATATTGAGCAGGATAGCCAGGGCAATGGCTGCCTCTGCGGCAGCAATCACCACGGAAAAGATGGCAAAAACCTGCCCGTTCAGGTCTGGGTCAAACTTTGAGAAGGCCACCAGATTCAGGTTGGCTGCATTCAGCATCAGCTCTATTCCGATCAACACGAAAACAGCATTCTTTTTGATCAACACAATGAGCAGCCCACTGCACAGTAAGAAAGCCGATAGGATCAAATAATAGGTTAAAGGAATCTGAGTCATGCGTTTCCTGATTTTTTAGCCAGAAATGCCGCCCCCACCAGTGCTCCCAAAAGCAAGAATGCGATCACCTCAAAGGCAATCAAATGATCTGTGAGGAAGAGAACACCGATTTTCCTTACCTGATCCATATCCGAAACTTCAGCATTCGGCCATGTCAGCCCAGAGCTCAATGTCCATTTGGTCAACAACAAAAAGAAAACGGCGCATACAGTACCGCCCAGCACCACACTTCGGTGTTGGGTAAACACACCCTCATCACTTACTCGCTTGGTGAGCATAATTCCGAAAATAAGCAGTACAATGACCCCCCCGGCATAAATCATGATCTGCACCACCGCCATCAATTCCGCATGAAGCAGCACATAAGTAGCCGCCAGTCCCAACAATGAAATCACGAAAGCAAACGCCGCCCGAATGATGTTTTTGGTAAACAGGAGGTACAGGACGGGCACTACAATCATTAGTCCGAAAAACGCTGTAAATACATCACTTATCCCCATCGTCATCTTTTGGTTTCTTAGGAATCATCGGCCTGGGCTTAAACTTGGGCT
This Marinoscillum sp. 108 DNA region includes the following protein-coding sequences:
- the nuoK gene encoding NADH-quinone oxidoreductase subunit NuoK codes for the protein MTQIPLTYYLILSAFLLCSGLLIVLIKKNAVFVLIGIELMLNAANLNLVAFSKFDPDLNGQVFAIFSVVIAAAEAAIALAILLNIYKTYDSSDLDDLNTLEN
- a CDS encoding NADH-quinone oxidoreductase subunit J codes for the protein MGISDVFTAFFGLMIVVPVLYLLFTKNIIRAAFAFVISLLGLAATYVLLHAELMAVVQIMIYAGGVIVLLIFGIMLTKRVSDEGVFTQHRSVVLGGTVCAVFFLLLTKWTLSSGLTWPNAEVSDMDQVRKIGVLFLTDHLIAFEVIAFLLLGALVGAAFLAKKSGNA